A stretch of the Panicum virgatum strain AP13 chromosome 9N, P.virgatum_v5, whole genome shotgun sequence genome encodes the following:
- the LOC120688765 gene encoding uncharacterized protein LOC120688765 isoform X2, whose amino-acid sequence MPAPKADSPAIQKLGSLFRLTEVHLWDDSYAAGARDGQKHWRSAEAAPADFHADKPRNKVFKDTDEGHSLVEDLELANLMGSLGLPVSFSTSKVNKNTGNKGKKKGRKIQCEAGNTQIDDAVRICANTLDRESDVAVLEHMNSCNSSGTAIGYNESCHGTDKMLKEGRPYAEAQESGCSTIYTAEKARGYEAENQCELGTCEPPDSLGNTAKAEYPIHENQAADSVLLESGEMSTHDSLDGESARSCVNICQEQRLSTKEDQISAETLSVPHDNNGVGQEACLSLAETSSVDEHAESSASNFCYEYGGWRIVWDPFYSRYYFYNIQTQESTWYPPEGLEDFASYCSIDATKELVELGSQYTSIAVQENNQAADDKNLDAQEQDHCSELHYLSKFPDEEPINHSMITTIHEGEHAENKHNDSMTDVLEMGQEVVSTKKKKRVRRSQSYLSCSDTAGNISNDIIKYWTQRYSLFSLFDSGIKMDEEGWFSVTPEPIAKHHASRVGAGVTIDCFTGVGGNAIQFAAKCKHVIAVDIDPQRIDCAHHNASTYGVNDHIDFILGDFINIAPQLKGETAFMSPPWGGPDYAKVDVYDIKGMLKPCDG is encoded by the exons ATGCCGGCGCCGAAGGCGGACTCCCCGGCGATACAGAAGCTGGGGAGTCTCTTCCGCCTCACCGAAGTACACCTCTG GGACGATTCGTATGCCGCCGGAGCCAGGGATGGCCAGAAGCACTGGCGCTCGGCGGAGGCTGCTCCCGCG GACTTCCATGCAGATAAACCACGCAATAAAGTGTTCAAAGACACTGATGAAG GTCATTCGTTGGTTGAAGATTTGGAATTGGCCAATCTCATGGGTTCTTTAGGGCTTCCTGTTTCATTCAGCACGAGTAAAGTG AACAAGAACACAGGCAACaagggaaagaaaaaaggaagaaaaatacaatgtgaagCAGGAAACACTCAAATCGATGATGCTGTGAGGATATGCGCCAATACTTTAGATAGAGAAAGTGATGTGGCCGTTTTGGAGCACATGAACTCGTGCAATTCATCTGGGACTGCTATTGGTTACAATGAATCCTGCCATGGTACTGACAAGATGCTGAAGGAAGGCAGACCTTATGCTGAAGCACAAGAGTCTGGCTGTAGCACCATCTACACTGCTGAAAAAGCTCGTGGCTATGAAGCTGAAAATCAATGTGAACTTGGGACTTGTGAGCCTCCTGATAGCTTGGGCAACACAGCAAAAGCAGAATATCCTATTCATGAAAATCAAGCTGCTGACAGTGTGTTGCTCGAGTCTGGGGAGATGTCGACGCATGACTCTCTTGATGGTGAATCTGCTCGTTCCTGCGTTAACATTTGTCAGGAACAAAGATTGTCTACAAAGGAAGATCAAATATCCGCGGAAACTTTGTCGGTACCTCATGATAATAATGGTGTTGGCCAAGAAGCTTGTCTAAGTTTGGCAGAAACATCTTCTGTTGATGAGCATGCTGAAAGTTCTGCCAGCAACTTTTGCTATGAATATGGTGGTTGGAGGATTGTCTGGGATCCATTCTACAGTCGATATTACTTTTACAACATTCAGACACAAGAATCTACATGGTACCCCCCTGAAGGATTGGAGGATTTTGCATCATATTGTAGCATAGATGCAACTAAAGAGCTGGTCGAACTGGGATCTCAGTATACAAGCATAGCAGTTCAAGAGAACA ATCAGGCTGCTGATGACAAGAATCTGGATGCACAGGAACAAGATCATTGCAGCGAATTACACTATTTGTCTAAGTTTCCTGATGAAGAGCCAATAAATCATAG TATGATAACTACAATTCACGAAGGGGAACACGCTGAGAATAAGCACAATGATTCAATGACTGATGTGTTAGAGATGGGCCAGGAAGTTGTTAGtaccaaaaagaaaaagagagtaAGGAGATCTCAGTCGT ATCTTTCATGCTCAGACACGGCAGGGAACATCTCCAATGATATCATCAAGTACTGGACTCAGCGGTACtcacttttctctctttttgataGTGGTATAAAGATGGATGAAGAAGGGTGGTTTTCAGTCACGCCAGAGCCGATTGCAAAGCATCATGCATCTCGTGTTGGTGCGGGGGTAACGATTGATTGTTTCACAGGAGTTGGCGGAAATGCGATCCAGTTTGCCGCAAA GTGCAAGCATGTTATTGCAGTTGATATTGATCCACAAAGGATTGATTGCGCGCATCATAATGCATCCACTTATGGAGTAAATGACCACATAGATTTTATTTTAGGTGATTTTATCAATATAGCTCCTCAGCTGAAG GGAGAAACTGCTTTCATGTCGCCTCCTTGGGGTGGACCTGACTATGCCAAAGTCGATGTTTATGATATAAAAGGCATGCTTAAGCCTTGTGATGG GTGA
- the LOC120688765 gene encoding uncharacterized protein LOC120688765 isoform X1 — MPAPKADSPAIQKLGSLFRLTEVHLWDDSYAAGARDGQKHWRSAEAAPADFHADKPRNKVFKDTDEGHSLVEDLELANLMGSLGLPVSFSTSKVNKNTGNKGKKKGRKIQCEAGNTQIDDAVRICANTLDRESDVAVLEHMNSCNSSGTAIGYNESCHGTDKMLKEGRPYAEAQESGCSTIYTAEKARGYEAENQCELGTCEPPDSLGNTAKAEYPIHENQAADSVLLESGEMSTHDSLDGESARSCVNICQEQRLSTKEDQISAETLSVPHDNNGVGQEACLSLAETSSVDEHAESSASNFCYEYGGWRIVWDPFYSRYYFYNIQTQESTWYPPEGLEDFASYCSIDATKELVELGSQYTSIAVQENNQAADDKNLDAQEQDHCSELHYLSKFPDEEPINHSMITTIHEGEHAENKHNDSMTDVLEMGQEVVSTKKKKRVRRSQSYLSCSDTAGNISNDIIKYWTQRYSLFSLFDSGIKMDEEGWFSVTPEPIAKHHASRVGAGVTIDCFTGVGGNAIQFAAKCKHVIAVDIDPQRIDCAHHNASTYGVNDHIDFILGDFINIAPQLKGETAFMSPPWGGPDYAKVDVYDIKGMLKPCDGYSLFKLGTMIASRVVMFLPRNVDLNQLADISLSVDPPWAVEVEKNFLNGQLKAITAYFEEQDG, encoded by the exons ATGCCGGCGCCGAAGGCGGACTCCCCGGCGATACAGAAGCTGGGGAGTCTCTTCCGCCTCACCGAAGTACACCTCTG GGACGATTCGTATGCCGCCGGAGCCAGGGATGGCCAGAAGCACTGGCGCTCGGCGGAGGCTGCTCCCGCG GACTTCCATGCAGATAAACCACGCAATAAAGTGTTCAAAGACACTGATGAAG GTCATTCGTTGGTTGAAGATTTGGAATTGGCCAATCTCATGGGTTCTTTAGGGCTTCCTGTTTCATTCAGCACGAGTAAAGTG AACAAGAACACAGGCAACaagggaaagaaaaaaggaagaaaaatacaatgtgaagCAGGAAACACTCAAATCGATGATGCTGTGAGGATATGCGCCAATACTTTAGATAGAGAAAGTGATGTGGCCGTTTTGGAGCACATGAACTCGTGCAATTCATCTGGGACTGCTATTGGTTACAATGAATCCTGCCATGGTACTGACAAGATGCTGAAGGAAGGCAGACCTTATGCTGAAGCACAAGAGTCTGGCTGTAGCACCATCTACACTGCTGAAAAAGCTCGTGGCTATGAAGCTGAAAATCAATGTGAACTTGGGACTTGTGAGCCTCCTGATAGCTTGGGCAACACAGCAAAAGCAGAATATCCTATTCATGAAAATCAAGCTGCTGACAGTGTGTTGCTCGAGTCTGGGGAGATGTCGACGCATGACTCTCTTGATGGTGAATCTGCTCGTTCCTGCGTTAACATTTGTCAGGAACAAAGATTGTCTACAAAGGAAGATCAAATATCCGCGGAAACTTTGTCGGTACCTCATGATAATAATGGTGTTGGCCAAGAAGCTTGTCTAAGTTTGGCAGAAACATCTTCTGTTGATGAGCATGCTGAAAGTTCTGCCAGCAACTTTTGCTATGAATATGGTGGTTGGAGGATTGTCTGGGATCCATTCTACAGTCGATATTACTTTTACAACATTCAGACACAAGAATCTACATGGTACCCCCCTGAAGGATTGGAGGATTTTGCATCATATTGTAGCATAGATGCAACTAAAGAGCTGGTCGAACTGGGATCTCAGTATACAAGCATAGCAGTTCAAGAGAACA ATCAGGCTGCTGATGACAAGAATCTGGATGCACAGGAACAAGATCATTGCAGCGAATTACACTATTTGTCTAAGTTTCCTGATGAAGAGCCAATAAATCATAG TATGATAACTACAATTCACGAAGGGGAACACGCTGAGAATAAGCACAATGATTCAATGACTGATGTGTTAGAGATGGGCCAGGAAGTTGTTAGtaccaaaaagaaaaagagagtaAGGAGATCTCAGTCGT ATCTTTCATGCTCAGACACGGCAGGGAACATCTCCAATGATATCATCAAGTACTGGACTCAGCGGTACtcacttttctctctttttgataGTGGTATAAAGATGGATGAAGAAGGGTGGTTTTCAGTCACGCCAGAGCCGATTGCAAAGCATCATGCATCTCGTGTTGGTGCGGGGGTAACGATTGATTGTTTCACAGGAGTTGGCGGAAATGCGATCCAGTTTGCCGCAAA GTGCAAGCATGTTATTGCAGTTGATATTGATCCACAAAGGATTGATTGCGCGCATCATAATGCATCCACTTATGGAGTAAATGACCACATAGATTTTATTTTAGGTGATTTTATCAATATAGCTCCTCAGCTGAAG GGAGAAACTGCTTTCATGTCGCCTCCTTGGGGTGGACCTGACTATGCCAAAGTCGATGTTTATGATATAAAAGGCATGCTTAAGCCTTGTGATGG GTACTCCCTCTTTAAACTTGGTACTATGATAGCGTCAAGGGTAGTGATGTTTCTTCCTCGCAACGTTGACCTGAACCAATTGGCTGACATTTCATTGTCAGTCGATCCCCCGTGGGCGGTCGAG GTCGAGAAGAATTTCCTTAATGGACAGCTGAAAGCCATAACAGCATACTTTGAAGAGcaggatggttga
- the LOC120688765 gene encoding uncharacterized protein LOC120688765 isoform X3 — translation MGSLGLPVSFSTSKVNKNTGNKGKKKGRKIQCEAGNTQIDDAVRICANTLDRESDVAVLEHMNSCNSSGTAIGYNESCHGTDKMLKEGRPYAEAQESGCSTIYTAEKARGYEAENQCELGTCEPPDSLGNTAKAEYPIHENQAADSVLLESGEMSTHDSLDGESARSCVNICQEQRLSTKEDQISAETLSVPHDNNGVGQEACLSLAETSSVDEHAESSASNFCYEYGGWRIVWDPFYSRYYFYNIQTQESTWYPPEGLEDFASYCSIDATKELVELGSQYTSIAVQENNQAADDKNLDAQEQDHCSELHYLSKFPDEEPINHSMITTIHEGEHAENKHNDSMTDVLEMGQEVVSTKKKKRVRRSQSYLSCSDTAGNISNDIIKYWTQRYSLFSLFDSGIKMDEEGWFSVTPEPIAKHHASRVGAGVTIDCFTGVGGNAIQFAAKCKHVIAVDIDPQRIDCAHHNASTYGVNDHIDFILGDFINIAPQLKGETAFMSPPWGGPDYAKVDVYDIKGMLKPCDGYSLFKLGTMIASRVVMFLPRNVDLNQLADISLSVDPPWAVEVEKNFLNGQLKAITAYFEEQDG, via the exons ATGGGTTCTTTAGGGCTTCCTGTTTCATTCAGCACGAGTAAAGTG AACAAGAACACAGGCAACaagggaaagaaaaaaggaagaaaaatacaatgtgaagCAGGAAACACTCAAATCGATGATGCTGTGAGGATATGCGCCAATACTTTAGATAGAGAAAGTGATGTGGCCGTTTTGGAGCACATGAACTCGTGCAATTCATCTGGGACTGCTATTGGTTACAATGAATCCTGCCATGGTACTGACAAGATGCTGAAGGAAGGCAGACCTTATGCTGAAGCACAAGAGTCTGGCTGTAGCACCATCTACACTGCTGAAAAAGCTCGTGGCTATGAAGCTGAAAATCAATGTGAACTTGGGACTTGTGAGCCTCCTGATAGCTTGGGCAACACAGCAAAAGCAGAATATCCTATTCATGAAAATCAAGCTGCTGACAGTGTGTTGCTCGAGTCTGGGGAGATGTCGACGCATGACTCTCTTGATGGTGAATCTGCTCGTTCCTGCGTTAACATTTGTCAGGAACAAAGATTGTCTACAAAGGAAGATCAAATATCCGCGGAAACTTTGTCGGTACCTCATGATAATAATGGTGTTGGCCAAGAAGCTTGTCTAAGTTTGGCAGAAACATCTTCTGTTGATGAGCATGCTGAAAGTTCTGCCAGCAACTTTTGCTATGAATATGGTGGTTGGAGGATTGTCTGGGATCCATTCTACAGTCGATATTACTTTTACAACATTCAGACACAAGAATCTACATGGTACCCCCCTGAAGGATTGGAGGATTTTGCATCATATTGTAGCATAGATGCAACTAAAGAGCTGGTCGAACTGGGATCTCAGTATACAAGCATAGCAGTTCAAGAGAACA ATCAGGCTGCTGATGACAAGAATCTGGATGCACAGGAACAAGATCATTGCAGCGAATTACACTATTTGTCTAAGTTTCCTGATGAAGAGCCAATAAATCATAG TATGATAACTACAATTCACGAAGGGGAACACGCTGAGAATAAGCACAATGATTCAATGACTGATGTGTTAGAGATGGGCCAGGAAGTTGTTAGtaccaaaaagaaaaagagagtaAGGAGATCTCAGTCGT ATCTTTCATGCTCAGACACGGCAGGGAACATCTCCAATGATATCATCAAGTACTGGACTCAGCGGTACtcacttttctctctttttgataGTGGTATAAAGATGGATGAAGAAGGGTGGTTTTCAGTCACGCCAGAGCCGATTGCAAAGCATCATGCATCTCGTGTTGGTGCGGGGGTAACGATTGATTGTTTCACAGGAGTTGGCGGAAATGCGATCCAGTTTGCCGCAAA GTGCAAGCATGTTATTGCAGTTGATATTGATCCACAAAGGATTGATTGCGCGCATCATAATGCATCCACTTATGGAGTAAATGACCACATAGATTTTATTTTAGGTGATTTTATCAATATAGCTCCTCAGCTGAAG GGAGAAACTGCTTTCATGTCGCCTCCTTGGGGTGGACCTGACTATGCCAAAGTCGATGTTTATGATATAAAAGGCATGCTTAAGCCTTGTGATGG GTACTCCCTCTTTAAACTTGGTACTATGATAGCGTCAAGGGTAGTGATGTTTCTTCCTCGCAACGTTGACCTGAACCAATTGGCTGACATTTCATTGTCAGTCGATCCCCCGTGGGCGGTCGAG GTCGAGAAGAATTTCCTTAATGGACAGCTGAAAGCCATAACAGCATACTTTGAAGAGcaggatggttga